Proteins from a genomic interval of Vanacampus margaritifer isolate UIUO_Vmar chromosome 4, RoL_Vmar_1.0, whole genome shotgun sequence:
- the slc7a6os gene encoding putative RNA polymerase II nuclear localization protein SLC7A6OS isoform X1, with product MEPNATILRVKRKRGTDPADALLLACKRIRPETNQAPGETAPEPGEADVEKSVFKLVATVATQDAPVQTEVRQALARPRVAHALRPSANSSQRIFGDLRSAKLGFRRDERYRILSSHRTATGLTLPTHTQTRQAGDGAAVLEEEVQEEEEVARKREKCLGLEEVQVVDLLHEDLPEQDKSLSKSDPDVILCNNTKMLREHLCINEQRRRRPHGDGNVEDVDADYVYDLYYQETPGWIHDILSVRAYADHAQLVPEEEAREEEAYDDEDDENEEGNWRNDYPEDESDDGDREERYGHDWDEDDNEEGDEGSSCRRSWQRYQRELLQQLDHHQDHRTDLDDDDDTDKYDSD from the exons ATGGAGCCCAACGCCACCATTCTGCGTGTTAAGCGAAAGCGGGGCACTGACCCGGCGGACGCCTTGCTGCTCGCCTGCAAGCGCATCCGACCGGAGACTAACCAGGCTCCTGGCGAGACGGCACCGGAGCCCGGCGAGGCCGACGTGGAGAAGTCGGTGTTCAAACTCGTGGCAACGGTAGCGACACAG GATGCCCCTGTGCAGACGGAGGTCCGCCAGGCCCTGGCCCGACCCCGTGTGGCGCACGCCCTGCGGCCGTCCGCCAACAGCTCGCAGCGCATCTTTGGGGACCTGCGCAGCGCCAAGCTGGGCTTCCGGCGAGACGAGCGCTACCGGATCCTTTCCAGCCACCGCACCGCCACCGGCCTCACGCTGCCCACCCACACGCAGACACGCCAGGCGGGCGATGGCGCCGCGGTGCTGGAGGAGGAGGtgcaagaggaggaggaagtcgCCCGGAAACGGGAGAAGTGTTTGGGTCTCGAGGAAGTCCAGGTGGTTGATCTCCTGCACGAAGATCTCCCGGAGCAGGACAAATCACTCAGCAAG TCAGATCCCGACGTGATCTTGTGCAACAACACAAAGATGCTGCGAGAGCACCTCTGCATCAACGAGCAGCGGCGACGCCGCCCACACGGCGACGGCAATGTGGAGGACGTCGACGCAGACTACGTGTACGACCTCTACTACCAGGAAACGCCGGGATGGATCCACGACATCCTGTCTGTTAGGGCCTACGCAGACCACGCGCAACTG GTTCCTGAGGAAGAGGCTCGCGAGGAGGAGGCGTACGACGACGAGGATGACGAGAACGAGGAAGGCAACTGGAGGAACGACTACCCCGAAGACGAGAGCGATGACGGCGACCGAGAGGAACGCTACGGAC ACGACTGGGATGAGGACGACAACGAGGAGGGGGACGAGGGCTCTTCATGTCGCAGGAGCTGGCAACGCTACCAGAGAGAGCTGCTGCAACAGCTCGATCACCACCAAGACCACCGGACGGACcttgatgatgacgacgacacGGACAAATACGACTCGGACTAA
- the slc7a6os gene encoding putative RNA polymerase II nuclear localization protein SLC7A6OS isoform X2 — protein MEPNATILRVKRKRGTDPADALLLACKRIRPETNQAPGETAPEPGEADVEKSVFKLVATVATQDAPVQTEVRQALARPRVAHALRPSANSSQRIFGDLRSAKLGFRRDERYRILSSHRTATGLTLPTHTQTRQAGDGAAVLEEEVQEEEEVARKREKCLGLEEVQVVDLLHEDLPEQDKSLSKQSDPDVILCNNTKMLREHLCINEQRRRRPHGDGNVEDVDADYVYDLYYQETPGWIHDILSVRAYADHAQLVPEEEAREEEAYDDEDDENEEGNWRNDYPEDESDDGDREERYGHDWDEDDNEEGDEGSSCRRSWQRYQRELLQQLDHHQDHRTDLDDDDDTDKYDSD, from the exons ATGGAGCCCAACGCCACCATTCTGCGTGTTAAGCGAAAGCGGGGCACTGACCCGGCGGACGCCTTGCTGCTCGCCTGCAAGCGCATCCGACCGGAGACTAACCAGGCTCCTGGCGAGACGGCACCGGAGCCCGGCGAGGCCGACGTGGAGAAGTCGGTGTTCAAACTCGTGGCAACGGTAGCGACACAG GATGCCCCTGTGCAGACGGAGGTCCGCCAGGCCCTGGCCCGACCCCGTGTGGCGCACGCCCTGCGGCCGTCCGCCAACAGCTCGCAGCGCATCTTTGGGGACCTGCGCAGCGCCAAGCTGGGCTTCCGGCGAGACGAGCGCTACCGGATCCTTTCCAGCCACCGCACCGCCACCGGCCTCACGCTGCCCACCCACACGCAGACACGCCAGGCGGGCGATGGCGCCGCGGTGCTGGAGGAGGAGGtgcaagaggaggaggaagtcgCCCGGAAACGGGAGAAGTGTTTGGGTCTCGAGGAAGTCCAGGTGGTTGATCTCCTGCACGAAGATCTCCCGGAGCAGGACAAATCACTCAGCAAG CAGTCAGATCCCGACGTGATCTTGTGCAACAACACAAAGATGCTGCGAGAGCACCTCTGCATCAACGAGCAGCGGCGACGCCGCCCACACGGCGACGGCAATGTGGAGGACGTCGACGCAGACTACGTGTACGACCTCTACTACCAGGAAACGCCGGGATGGATCCACGACATCCTGTCTGTTAGGGCCTACGCAGACCACGCGCAACTG GTTCCTGAGGAAGAGGCTCGCGAGGAGGAGGCGTACGACGACGAGGATGACGAGAACGAGGAAGGCAACTGGAGGAACGACTACCCCGAAGACGAGAGCGATGACGGCGACCGAGAGGAACGCTACGGAC ACGACTGGGATGAGGACGACAACGAGGAGGGGGACGAGGGCTCTTCATGTCGCAGGAGCTGGCAACGCTACCAGAGAGAGCTGCTGCAACAGCTCGATCACCACCAAGACCACCGGACGGACcttgatgatgacgacgacacGGACAAATACGACTCGGACTAA